Proteins from one Terriglobus tenax genomic window:
- a CDS encoding TetR/AcrR family transcriptional regulator, which produces MTTPSTRATKKSTATKLPPVRAHAKQNLAALLSAAAEVFATSGVDAPVREIAQRAGVGLGTVYRHFPQRSDLIVAVMQSHVEACADAAAVFASEYEPEEALARWLHRLMDFVGAKRGLAAALHSGDPAYAALPGYVMERLGGALRKLLDGAIAVKAVRSDIDAEELLWTVATMCRGPHGEKTAYASKMVDVLIDGLRYGANPQEQLTSAAAEF; this is translated from the coding sequence GTGACAACACCATCTACCCGCGCGACGAAGAAGAGCACCGCAACGAAGCTGCCGCCGGTGCGTGCGCATGCAAAGCAGAACCTCGCAGCTCTTCTAAGTGCTGCCGCCGAGGTGTTCGCGACGTCCGGCGTGGATGCTCCTGTGCGCGAGATTGCGCAACGAGCGGGCGTTGGTCTGGGAACCGTGTATCGCCATTTTCCGCAGCGCTCCGACCTTATCGTGGCGGTCATGCAGTCGCATGTGGAAGCATGCGCGGACGCAGCCGCTGTGTTCGCGAGCGAATATGAGCCGGAGGAAGCGCTGGCCCGCTGGCTCCACCGCTTGATGGATTTTGTTGGGGCGAAGCGTGGCCTGGCGGCTGCCCTGCACTCGGGCGATCCCGCCTACGCAGCCCTGCCCGGGTACGTGATGGAACGTCTGGGCGGTGCACTTCGTAAGCTGCTCGACGGCGCCATCGCCGTTAAGGCTGTCCGCAGCGATATTGACGCAGAGGAACTCTTATGGACGGTGGCTACGATGTGCCGAGGACCCCATGGAGAAAAAACCGCTTATGCGAGCAAGATGGTGGATGTCCTGATCGATGGGTTGCGTTACGGTGCGAATCCCCAGGAACAGCTCACTTCCGCGGCGGCAGAGTTTTAG